Genomic window (Spirosoma sp. KCTC 42546):
CCCCAAATTTGTTGAAATACCCCTGTACTACCAGTGAAGTGTATGCCTGCAAAATCTGAATGGTTAAAAATAATATCGCCCGCAACCGGTCCATCTACATAAATCAGGTTGATTACACCTGCCGGTAAACCCGCTTCATTTAACACATCCATGATCACTTTTGCCGAAAGCACTTGTGAATAGGCGGGTTTCCAAATTACGGTATTTCCCATTAGTGCAGCAGATGTAGGTAAGTTACCAGCAATAGCCGTGAAATTGAATGGTGTTAATGCAAAAACGAAACCTTCGAGCGGCCTATACTCTAATCGGTTCCAAACACCAGGCGATGAATTTGGCTGCTGTTGATAGATTTCGGTTGCATAATGAACATTAAATCGAAGGAAGTCGATAAGCTCGCAAGCGGAATCAATTTCAGCCTGATAGGCATTCTTTGATTGCCCAAGCATTGTAGCTGCATTTAGTATAGCTCGATACGGCCCGGCTATCAAATCTGCTGCTTTTAGAAAAATACTAGCCCGTTGCTCCCATGGCAGGTTTGCCCAAGCTTCTTTTGCTGCTAAACACGACTCAATGGCCTGTTCCACATGCTTTGCATCACCTTCATAAAAGTATCCGAGGGTATGATGATGATCATGAGGGGGAGCAACCCGAAATTTACGGTCTGTACGTATTTCTTTGCCCCCAATATACATGGGTATATCAGTTTCCTGGGCCCGAAATTCTGCTAATGCGTTTTTGAGCGACCCACGTTCAGGCGAGTTAGGTCGGTATTCTTTGACCGGCTCATTCGCCGGAGTGGGTGCATTGAATAATCCAAAGGACATAATGAAGTGTCAAGTTTTTACAAATTTACGTATTGCCCTACTTATCCACTAATCCACATTAGTTTTCCACATTTAAAGTCCTTTGTTTCGATTCATTGGTCTGATTTACCGTACTTTGTAGCCTTATTTTGACTTTTTGCTTATGCGTTTTTACAGCACGAATAATCCAGACTTAACTGTTTCAACTAAGGAAGCTCTTTTCCATAGTATGCCCGCTGATAAGGGTTTATATATGCCTATCCCCTTACCTCGGTTGGGCGCTCACTTTTTTGAGACTATCGCTGGCCAATCGTTAGCAGACATTGGTTTTGAAATCAGTAAGGCATTATTTAGTGAAGAAATTAGTAAGTCTGATCTGGAAGAGCTTACACATCGTGCCTTTCCATTCGATACGCCTGTAGTTAATCTTGAAGCGGGAAGAACATCTGTTCTGGAATTATTTCATGGGCCATCTCTTGCGTTTAAAGATGTTGGAGCCCGTTACATGGCTGCTCTGATGTCCTATTATTCGAAGAAAAGTGATCAGGAGATTAATATCCTAGTTGCTACATCGGGTGATACAGGTGGAGCTGTAGCAATGGGATTTCATAATGTCCCTGGTGTTCGAGTTTCGATTTTGTATCCTAGCGGGCGAGTAAGTGATTTGCAGGAAAAACAGCTAACCACTCTTGGCGGAAATGTACAGGCTTTTGAAGTTGATGGTTCTTTCGATGATTGCCAAGCAATTGTCAAACAGGCCTTTACGGATTCTGAACTGACTACCCATCTTTCTCTTTCTTCTGCTAATTCGATCAACATTTTCCGATTGATTCCACAGGGATTTTATTACGTCCGAGCTTATGGCCAAGTTCGTCATATCGGTAAACCCGTCGTTTTTTCTACGCCCAGCGGCAATTTCGGTAACCTAAGCGCGGGTGCTATGGTTCAGCAGATGGGTTTACCTGTTGCTCATTTTGTCGCTGCTACCAATCTTAATCACGTTGTTCCATCTTATCTGAAGACAGGTATTTATTCGCCAGCAGCTTCTGTCGCCACTATATCAAATGCCATGGATGTTGGTAGCCCAAGCAATTTTGTCCGATTAGCTCATTTGTATCGAGATGATTATGAAACGTTTAACGCAAATGTTTCTGGTTACTTCTTTGATGATACTGAAACAAGAGCTGGTATGCTAAAAATTTATGAGCAATTTGGTTACGTTGCTTGTCCTCACACGGCCATTGGTATACTGGGTCTACAATCGTATTTGGCTGATTCGAATAAAGACGTTGTTGGTGTGGCATTAGCGACTGCTCATCCTTCAAAGTTTAAACCGTTAGTTGAAGAAGTACTTAACCAGTCTATAGATGTTCCCGAGCGGTTAGCTGTAATGGCTAACCTAACTAAGCAAAGCATTCATATTCCAGCTCAATACGAAGTGTTTAAAGAATTATTGTTACAAA
Coding sequences:
- the pruA gene encoding L-glutamate gamma-semialdehyde dehydrogenase, translating into MSFGLFNAPTPANEPVKEYRPNSPERGSLKNALAEFRAQETDIPMYIGGKEIRTDRKFRVAPPHDHHHTLGYFYEGDAKHVEQAIESCLAAKEAWANLPWEQRASIFLKAADLIAGPYRAILNAATMLGQSKNAYQAEIDSACELIDFLRFNVHYATEIYQQQPNSSPGVWNRLEYRPLEGFVFALTPFNFTAIAGNLPTSAALMGNTVIWKPAYSQVLSAKVIMDVLNEAGLPAGVINLIYVDGPVAGDIIFNHSDFAGIHFTGSTGVFQQIWGTIGANIHKYKSYPRIVGETGGKDFVLVHESASAEEVATGLVRGAFEYQGQKCSAASRAYIPSTLWPAVEAMMKQFLSELKMGGTEDFSNFINAVIDERAFKKITAYIAEAILNDQVQLIAGGNYDSSKGYFIEPTVLKVNDPRYRTMCEEIFGPVLSVYIYEPGEFDSMVEVINSTSPYALTGSIFAKDRYVIEQVSKQLQNAAGNFYINDKPTGAVVGQQPFGGARASGTNDKAGSALNLYRWVSARTIKETFVSPKRYEYPFLEAE
- the thrC gene encoding threonine synthase, with amino-acid sequence MRFYSTNNPDLTVSTKEALFHSMPADKGLYMPIPLPRLGAHFFETIAGQSLADIGFEISKALFSEEISKSDLEELTHRAFPFDTPVVNLEAGRTSVLELFHGPSLAFKDVGARYMAALMSYYSKKSDQEINILVATSGDTGGAVAMGFHNVPGVRVSILYPSGRVSDLQEKQLTTLGGNVQAFEVDGSFDDCQAIVKQAFTDSELTTHLSLSSANSINIFRLIPQGFYYVRAYGQVRHIGKPVVFSTPSGNFGNLSAGAMVQQMGLPVAHFVAATNLNHVVPSYLKTGIYSPAASVATISNAMDVGSPSNFVRLAHLYRDDYETFNANVSGYFFDDTETRAGMLKIYEQFGYVACPHTAIGILGLQSYLADSNKDVVGVALATAHPSKFKPLVEEVLNQSIDVPERLAVMANLTKQSIHIPAQYEVFKELLLQTVS